In Candidatus Marinarcus aquaticus, the DNA window GCCTGTGATTTGTCCACCTGGCATCCCCATTTCAAACATGGTTACACTCTTTAATCCACCTCGTGTCGCGTACAAACCTGCTGTTAATCCAGCTGGCCCTCCCCCTATTATCGCTAAGTCTAACATCCGTTTTCCTTTGTTTCAATAATGTTTATGCTCTCTAAACATCTCAGTTTCATTTTCTATTAATCGTTCATATTTATAAAGGCATAATATTACTCAAATTTTATTAAGTGCAAGATTAATTAAAATAAGTTAACTTTATATGTTAAGTTTAAATTCACTTGAAAAAATTACAGAGGGGTCGTAAGGTGGGGAGGTGGTATAAACCAGAGAAATTCTCTGATTTATTTTAAAGCAGTGAGTTGATTTTATCCGCTAAAGCTTGTTTAGAAGAAGCACCAATCATCGTATCAACCACCTCACCATCTTTCATGAAAATGATAGTTGGAATTGAACGAATACCATGTTTTACAGCTAAATCTTGTTCTTCATCGGTATTCACTTTACAAATATTTGCTTTTCCTTCAAACTCTTGGGCTAACTCTTCAATTACTGGCGCAATCATTCTACAAGGCCCACACCAAGGTGCCCAGAAGTCAACTAGAGAAATACCATTTGATGTCACTGACTCAAAATTTGCAGGTGTTAAATCTACATATTTACCCATTCGATTTCCTTTTATTTTAAATAATGATAAATTATACAATCCTAAACTTAAAGCATCATATTTACTAATCTTGTATAAAAGTTTTTTTCGATACAATCGTAAAAAATTAACACATAATGGAATTTCAGATGGATATTAGAAAAGAGTTTTTAGAGTTTTTTCAAAGCAAAGGGCACGATATTTATGACAGTATGTCATTGGTCCCTGATGATCCAACTCTACTGTTTACCAATGCGGGAATGGTACAATTTAAAGATGTATTTACAGGCGCCGTACCAAAGCCCCACAATCCAAAAGCAACCAGTTGTCAACTATGTGTACGTGCAGGTGGGAAACACAACGACTTAGAAAATGTAGGTTACACCGCTCGTCACCACACTCTGTTTGAGATGTTAGGAAACTTCTCGTTTGGTGATTATTTTAAAGAGGATGCGATTGCTCATGCGTGGGAATTTGTAACACAAAACCTTGCCTTACCCGTTGAAAAACTGTGGGTAACGATTCATGACAGTGATGATGAAGCGTATGAACTGTGGAAACAACACATTGACTCTGGGCGAATCATGCGGTTTGGAGATAAAGACAACTTCTGGTCAATGGGAGATACAGGTGCATGTGGACCGTGCAGTGAAATTTTTTATGACCAAGGGGAAGAGCACTTCAATGGACCTGAAGATAAAATGGGTGGTGAAGGGGATCGATTCTTAGAGATTTGGAACCTTGTATTCATGCAATACGATCGAGACGCACAAGGAAACTTAAACCCACTACCAAAACCATCTATTGATACGGGTATGGGATTAGAGCGTGTGATTGCGATTAAAGAAGGAAAGTTTAATAACTTCGATTCATCAATGTTTGCCCCGCTTATTAAAAAAGTAGAAGAGCTTGCTGGTAAAAAAACAACATCTGAAACCATTGGAAGCTACCGTGTTATTGCTGACCATTTACGAGCTGTGAGCTTTATGATTTCTCATGGAATCTTATTTGATAAAGAGGGACGGGGATATGTTCTAAGAAGAATCTTACGACGTGCCGTTCGACATGGATACCTTTTAGGATTTAGAAAACCATTTATGGCTAAATTGGTTGACCAACTTGTTTCAATGATGGGTGGTCATTATACAGAGTTAGCTGAAAAAGCGGAATACATCAAAGAGCAAATCACACTAGAAGAAGACCGATTCTTTAAAACGATTGATTCAGGGATGAGCCTGTTTAATGAAGAGTTAAAAAATACAAAAACCATCTTCAGTGGTGAAGTGGCATTTAAACTCTATGATACTTTTGGATTCCCATTGGACTTAACTCAAGACATGTTACGGAACTTGAATTT includes these proteins:
- a CDS encoding FAD-binding protein, which translates into the protein MLDLAIIGGGPAGLTAGLYATRGGLKSVTMFEMGMPGGQITG
- the trxA gene encoding thioredoxin yields the protein MGKYVDLTPANFESVTSNGISLVDFWAPWCGPCRMIAPVIEELAQEFEGKANICKVNTDEEQDLAVKHGIRSIPTIIFMKDGEVVDTMIGASSKQALADKINSLL